Sequence from the Candidatus Obscuribacterales bacterium genome:
CCCCAACACGCCCCCTTCGGCGCAGGAGGGAACCAGCCCCGGCGGCGGCGGTTCGGGATATAAATCGCGATAGTTAGGGCCGTCCTCATAGTTAAAGACCGTAGCCTGCCCTTCAAAGCGGAAGATGGAGCCATAGACATTGGGCTTGTCGAGCAGCACACAGGCATCGTTCACCAGGTAGCGGGTGGGGAAGTTGTCGGTGCCATCCACCACAATGTCGTAGGGACGGATGATATCGAGGGCATTGTCAGCGCTCAGGCGGGTTTCGTAGAGATCCACCTGACAGTTGGGGTTGATCTCCAAAATCCGATCCTTGGCGGAGGCAATCTTGGGCTTGCCCACCCAAGAGGTGCCGTGGATCACCTGACGCTGAAGGTTAGAGCGATCGACAATATCAAAATCAACGATGCCGATGCGCCCAACGCCCGCAGCAGCTAGATAGAGCAGCAGGGGAGAGCCAAGCCCACCGGTGCCAATACAGAGCACGCTGGCAGCCTTGAGCCGTTTTTGCCCCTCCAACCCCACCTCCGGCAAGATGAGGTGGCGAGAGTAGCGATCGTATTCATCGCGGCTAAGCTGGATGTCGTCCAGATTCGGGTTCAACATAGCAAATCTAACGGTAGTGAGTGGTGGGTATGGGGAAACGACAAGAGACGAAAACGAGATAGGGCAACCCAGAGTTCAGCTAGGAGCGATCGCCCCCCTTGGACTGAATGACGATCGGCTCAGCCTGAAACTGATGGTGTGGGTCTAACTTCCAGCATAAAAGGTCTTGGGGAATGCCGTGGCGAACTGAAACGATGATGTAAGAATAGTCCGGCCAAGCGCAGAGGCGATCGCATTCTGACGGACGGGCGGGATGGTCGGGGTGAGAATGGTAAATCCCA
This genomic interval carries:
- the moeB gene encoding molybdopterin-synthase adenylyltransferase MoeB, with protein sequence MLNPNLDDIQLSRDEYDRYSRHLILPEVGLEGQKRLKAASVLCIGTGGLGSPLLLYLAAAGVGRIGIVDFDIVDRSNLQRQVIHGTSWVGKPKIASAKDRILEINPNCQVDLYETRLSADNALDIIRPYDIVVDGTDNFPTRYLVNDACVLLDKPNVYGSIFRFEGQATVFNYEDGPNYRDLYPEPPPPGLVPSCAEGGVLGILPGIIGVIQATETIKIILGKGTTLSGRLLLYNSLDMT